The following are encoded in a window of Fibrobacter sp. genomic DNA:
- a CDS encoding cellulase family glycosylhydrolase has product MKFLSIPALACAMTLGFGLASAQTITPSRVGPVSQYGQLMTGKNSAGEGRIYGSCQGVKDGAEVQVRGMSLYWSLMPQAVEYWSEEGVSTMVRDMNIQIVRAAMATGSEDWNGEYNGQKLQGYGTNPSLQKNLMKTVVEAAIKNDIYVIIDWHSHEATSQTDAAKGFFEEMAKTYGQYDNVIFEVFNEPTDIAWDNIKNYANQVISTIRQYSDNLVIVGTRSWDQHPEEVIGQEVNDSKKNTAYTLHYYANSHCVSGNYDWGGSCEGANGEKAIKAGLSIFVSEWGTADANGGGNPDQGKNSQWQTFINKYKLSWANWSASYISEGTAAFASGSNKNSLQYTTSGNLVKGYLATNPTTYTACATGGSQQGGQQQGGDQGGQQQGGDQGGQQQGGQQQAINSFVPASALSVTFSGKALEISGVNAADVELFDLKGHKLMKIDGVVGTLSLASLPQGMYMVKVSSGSASKVQAISIK; this is encoded by the coding sequence ATGAAGTTTTTATCTATTCCCGCTCTCGCCTGCGCCATGACCCTGGGTTTTGGCCTGGCCTCCGCACAGACCATCACCCCCTCCCGCGTGGGTCCCGTTAGCCAGTATGGTCAGCTCATGACCGGCAAGAACTCTGCCGGCGAAGGTCGCATTTACGGTTCCTGCCAGGGCGTCAAGGACGGCGCCGAAGTCCAGGTCCGCGGTATGAGCCTTTACTGGAGCCTGATGCCCCAGGCTGTAGAATACTGGAGCGAAGAAGGCGTTTCCACCATGGTAAGGGACATGAACATCCAGATTGTTCGTGCAGCTATGGCAACCGGTAGCGAAGACTGGAACGGCGAATACAACGGCCAAAAACTCCAGGGTTACGGAACAAACCCGAGCCTTCAAAAGAACTTGATGAAGACCGTGGTAGAAGCCGCCATCAAGAACGACATTTACGTCATTATCGACTGGCATTCCCACGAAGCCACATCGCAGACTGATGCTGCAAAGGGATTCTTTGAAGAAATGGCCAAGACTTACGGCCAGTACGACAACGTGATTTTCGAAGTATTCAACGAACCCACAGACATCGCCTGGGACAACATTAAGAATTACGCAAACCAGGTTATTTCCACGATCCGTCAGTACTCTGACAACCTAGTTATTGTGGGCACCCGTTCTTGGGACCAGCATCCGGAAGAAGTTATCGGTCAGGAAGTCAACGACAGCAAGAAGAATACCGCCTATACCTTGCACTACTACGCCAACAGCCACTGTGTCAGCGGCAACTATGACTGGGGTGGAAGTTGCGAAGGCGCCAACGGCGAAAAAGCAATCAAGGCAGGCCTTTCCATCTTTGTTTCTGAATGGGGAACTGCCGACGCCAATGGCGGTGGCAACCCGGACCAGGGCAAGAATTCCCAGTGGCAAACATTCATCAACAAGTACAAGCTTTCCTGGGCTAACTGGTCAGCTTCCTACATTAGCGAAGGCACCGCAGCTTTCGCCAGCGGTTCCAACAAGAATAGTCTCCAGTACACCACATCCGGTAATTTGGTCAAGGGTTATCTTGCAACCAACCCCACTACCTACACTGCATGCGCAACTGGCGGCTCTCAGCAGGGTGGTCAACAGCAGGGTGGCGACCAGGGCGGTCAGCAGCAGGGCGGCGACCAGGGCGGTCAACAGCAAGGTGGTCAGCAGCAGGCTATCAACAGCTTCGTTCCGGCATCCGCTCTTAGCGTAACCTTCAGCGGCAAGGCTCTGGAAATTTCCGGTGTTAACGCAGCCGACGTTGAACTGTTCGACCTGAAGGGCCACAAGCTCATGAAGATTGACGGTGTTGTTGGTACCCTCTCCTTGGCATCCCTCCCCCAGGGCATGTACATGGTGAAGGTCAGCAGCGGTTCTGCAAGCAAGGTGCAGGCTATCAGCATCAAGTAA